From a single Mustelus asterias unplaced genomic scaffold, sMusAst1.hap1.1 HAP1_SCAFFOLD_85, whole genome shotgun sequence genomic region:
- the LOC144483962 gene encoding uncharacterized protein LOC144483962 — protein MEKPWKCGDCGKGCKTPSELQTHRRIHTGEKPYTCSVCGKGFTRLYHLQRHRLVHTGERAFICFECGNGFAHLPDLQRHQRVHTGERPFICLVCGKGFMQLSNLSKHKVTHSNERPFKCSDCGSGFKSSRELMIHQRIHTGERPFSCSHCTKTFRTLSHLREHQRIHTRERPFTCSVCGKAFTHSSSLLSHNLTHTQERPFKCSDCGSRFKRSGDLMIHQRIHTEERRFSCSHCTKKFRTSSNLQEHQRVHTGERPFTCCVCGKGFTQSSSLRRHQRVHK, from the coding sequence atggagaaaccgtggaaatgtggggactgtgggaagggttgcaaaaccccctctgagctgcaaacccatcgacgtattcacactggagagaagccgtacacctgttctgtgtgtgggaagggattcactcggttatatcatctgcagcgacatcgactggttcacactggagaaagagcgttcatctgctttgagtgtgggaacggattcgctcatttacccgatctgcagagacaccagcgcgttcacactggagagagaccattcatctgcttggtatgtgggaaaggatttatgcagttatccaacctgtcgaaacacaaagtcactcacagcaatgagagaccctttaaatgctctgactgtggaagtggtttcaaaagctctcgggaactgatgatccaccagcgcattcacactggggagagaccgttcagctgctctcactgcacaaagacatttagaaCGTTATCTCATctgcgggagcaccagcgaattcacaccagggagagaccgttcacctgctctgtgtgtgggaaggcattcactcattcatccagcctgctgagtcacaatctcactcatacccaggagagaccctttaaatgctctgactgtggaagtaggTTCAAACGTTCTGGGgatctgatgatccaccagcgcattcacactgaggagagacgattcagctgctctcactgcacaaagaaatttagaacgtcatccaacctgcaggaacaccagcgagttcacactggggagagaccgttcacctgctgtgtgtgtgggaagggattcactcagtcatccagcctgcggagacaccagcgagttcacaagtga